Proteins encoded within one genomic window of Geotalea daltonii FRC-32:
- a CDS encoding cytochrome c3 family protein → MKRFLLPLPFLLFIPVLLFAMDFQMVTFKTENAGKVIFDHDLHLKKLGSNCTVCHKSIFPITTDVPPVTMAEMEQGKSCGACHNKTKAFGLNECVKCHLVKEVPIQIPQFGTIVFSHNFHLGMYGCGDCHNKLFKPAPGNPHISMRQMEQGASCGACHDGNTAFTVKENCTKCHAVKDIAFTADALFSHKFHLEMYKCADCHSKLFVAGPESKRHSMRDMEQGNSCGGCHEGSTAFSVKGDCGKCHTATKDIPFKATDALFSHKFHLGIYRCNDCHSGLFVGGAGSKRYTMADMAKLKSCGACHEGDVAFTVNANCGRCHKSTKDITFDIPDIGSVAFSHEIHLGMYKCDDCHNQVFATGVSRKSFIMAEMEKGKSCGACHDGKSAFTASANCGKCHPVKDITFTDDARFSHTKHLDMYKCADCHSKLFVAGPDNKRRSMADMEKGLSCGACHEGNTGFSVKGDCDKCHKSTMEIAFNVPATGVTYFSHAFHTGMYKCADCHNGIFTTGASAKRYTMGDMEQGKSCGSCHDSKTAFSVKDACQKCHPVKEIQFKESGASFSHKFHLGLYPCNDCHTKLFIPGKGNRRVSMPEMEKGKSCGACHDSSTAFTVTGSCNKCHNVTKAVKYELPEKTGSVLFSHKLHLSKGYNCGDCHNGIILAGVGRKPLKMKDMEEGKSCGACHGAAMAFSVKDAASCGRCHGGRTGDIPSFQEGNAPQF, encoded by the coding sequence GTGAAACGCTTTCTGCTGCCGTTGCCATTCCTGCTTTTTATTCCCGTGCTTCTCTTTGCCATGGATTTTCAGATGGTTACTTTCAAGACTGAGAATGCCGGCAAGGTAATTTTTGATCACGATCTTCACTTGAAAAAGCTGGGCAGCAACTGCACCGTTTGTCATAAATCCATATTTCCCATAACAACAGATGTGCCGCCGGTGACAATGGCCGAGATGGAGCAAGGGAAATCCTGCGGTGCCTGTCATAACAAAACCAAGGCATTCGGTCTTAATGAATGCGTCAAATGCCACTTGGTCAAGGAAGTACCGATTCAGATCCCCCAGTTCGGCACCATCGTTTTCAGTCACAACTTCCATCTCGGCATGTATGGTTGTGGCGATTGTCACAACAAGCTTTTTAAGCCGGCACCAGGCAACCCGCATATTTCCATGCGCCAAATGGAGCAAGGGGCGTCGTGCGGAGCCTGCCACGATGGGAATACTGCCTTCACAGTCAAGGAAAATTGCACCAAATGCCACGCAGTTAAGGATATTGCCTTTACTGCCGATGCCCTTTTCAGCCATAAATTCCATCTGGAAATGTACAAATGCGCCGATTGCCACAGCAAACTTTTTGTTGCCGGTCCTGAAAGCAAGCGCCATTCCATGCGTGACATGGAACAGGGAAACTCCTGTGGCGGCTGCCATGAAGGCAGTACCGCTTTCAGCGTCAAAGGGGATTGCGGCAAATGCCATACGGCCACAAAGGACATCCCGTTCAAGGCGACCGACGCACTTTTCAGCCACAAGTTCCATCTGGGTATCTATCGCTGCAACGACTGTCATAGCGGTTTATTTGTCGGCGGCGCCGGCAGCAAGCGGTATACCATGGCGGACATGGCCAAGCTGAAATCATGCGGCGCCTGCCATGAGGGAGATGTGGCATTTACCGTCAACGCCAACTGCGGCAGGTGTCATAAAAGCACAAAAGATATAACCTTCGACATACCGGACATAGGTTCAGTTGCTTTCAGTCATGAAATACATCTGGGCATGTATAAATGCGACGACTGCCATAACCAGGTTTTTGCCACCGGGGTGTCACGTAAAAGCTTCATCATGGCAGAGATGGAAAAAGGCAAATCATGTGGGGCTTGCCATGACGGGAAGAGTGCTTTTACTGCCTCGGCTAACTGCGGGAAATGCCATCCGGTCAAAGACATTACCTTTACCGACGACGCCCGTTTCAGCCACACAAAGCACCTGGATATGTACAAATGCGCCGACTGCCATAGCAAATTGTTTGTTGCCGGACCTGACAACAAGCGGCGGTCCATGGCAGATATGGAAAAGGGGCTATCTTGCGGGGCCTGCCATGAAGGGAATACCGGTTTCTCCGTCAAGGGAGATTGCGATAAGTGCCATAAATCCACCATGGAAATCGCCTTCAATGTGCCGGCAACCGGGGTAACCTATTTCAGCCACGCATTCCATACCGGCATGTACAAGTGTGCCGATTGTCATAACGGCATTTTTACTACCGGTGCTTCTGCCAAGCGATATACCATGGGCGATATGGAGCAGGGTAAGTCCTGCGGCAGCTGCCATGACTCAAAAACCGCCTTTTCGGTCAAGGACGCTTGCCAGAAGTGCCACCCGGTAAAGGAGATCCAGTTCAAAGAATCAGGTGCGTCGTTCAGTCACAAGTTCCATCTGGGTCTGTATCCGTGTAATGACTGCCACACCAAGCTCTTTATTCCGGGCAAGGGCAACAGGCGAGTCAGCATGCCTGAAATGGAAAAAGGGAAATCATGCGGTGCCTGTCACGATTCCAGCACGGCCTTTACCGTTACCGGCAGTTGCAATAAATGTCATAATGTTACCAAGGCAGTTAAATACGAGCTGCCGGAAAAGACCGGTAGCGTCTTGTTCAGTCATAAGCTGCATCTTTCCAAAGGGTACAATTGCGGCGATTGCCACAATGGGATTATTCTGGCAGGTGTCGGACGCAAGCCTTTGAAGATGAAGGATATGGAAGAGGGGAAATCTTGCGGCGCTTGCCATGGTGCAGCCATGGCCTTCAGCGTCAAGGATGCTGCCAGTTGCGGCAGGTGCCACGGCGGGAGAACCGGCGATATCCCTTCATTCCAGGAGGGTAATGCCCCTCAATTTTAA
- the leuS gene encoding leucine--tRNA ligase — translation MEEKYVPARVEEKWQKLWDSNKSFKAEKVEGKSKYYLLEMFPYPSGRIHMGHVRNYSIGDVIARFKRMKGFNVLHPMGWDAFGMPAENAAIQHKSHPAKWTYENIDYMRGQLKKMGFSYDWDRELATCNVEYYKWEQLIFLQMLEKGLAYKKKSSVNWCPRCETVLANEQVEDGSCWRCDSLVEQKELEQWSFRITDYAEELLEDTYKLPGWPERVLTMQRNWIGRSTGCEIDFSIEGRKDAIKVFTTRQDTLFGATFMSLAPEHPLALQLTTAENMIVVNAFLDKVKKTDKIKRTAEDFEKEGVFTGSYCINPVTNRRMPIYLANFVLTDYGTGAVMAVPTHDQRDFEFARKYAIAMEVVIQPEGGSLDVATMTEAYTAEGIMVNSGRFDGLNSAVAKEQIADFLEQEGLGKKTVNFRLRDWGISRQRYWGNPIPVIYCDDCGAVPVPAKDLPVVLPMDATFTGEGGNPLSKIDSFIKTTCPLCGKDARRETDTMDTFVESSWYFLRYCCPDFACGPLDKGKTEYWMSVDQYIGGIEHAVMHLLYARFFTKVLRDLGYCDINEPFTNLLTQGMVIKDGSKMSKSKGNVVDPNALIEKYGADTARLFSLFAAPPEKDLDWSDQGVDGSYRFLNRVWKLVYECLPLISATGPLDAAALTDEGKTLRRLVHKTIRKVSDDIEDRFHFNTAIAAIMEMVNAIQAFEPKNQPRNVPVLKEAVESVVLLLAPFVPHFAEELWESLGHEDNLNEAAWPAFDAAAAVDEELLVVVQVNGKLRGKVTVAASATDEDIKGAVLADEKIRQLIDGMNIKKIVYVPGKLVNIVVG, via the coding sequence GTGGAAGAGAAATACGTTCCCGCAAGGGTTGAAGAGAAGTGGCAGAAGCTTTGGGACAGTAATAAGAGCTTTAAGGCTGAAAAGGTCGAAGGTAAATCCAAATATTACCTGTTGGAGATGTTTCCCTATCCGTCAGGCCGTATTCATATGGGACATGTGCGCAACTATTCCATTGGTGATGTCATTGCCCGCTTCAAGAGGATGAAAGGATTCAATGTTCTTCACCCCATGGGATGGGATGCCTTCGGCATGCCGGCCGAAAATGCGGCCATTCAGCATAAAAGCCATCCTGCCAAGTGGACCTATGAAAACATCGACTACATGCGCGGCCAGCTGAAAAAAATGGGCTTTTCCTATGATTGGGACAGGGAATTGGCCACCTGCAATGTGGAATACTACAAATGGGAACAGCTGATCTTCCTGCAGATGCTTGAGAAAGGACTTGCCTACAAGAAGAAATCCTCCGTCAATTGGTGCCCCAGATGCGAGACTGTGCTTGCCAATGAGCAGGTTGAGGATGGCAGCTGCTGGCGATGCGACAGCTTGGTGGAGCAAAAGGAGCTGGAGCAGTGGTCATTCAGGATCACAGATTACGCAGAGGAACTCCTTGAAGATACCTACAAGCTGCCGGGCTGGCCGGAGCGGGTGCTGACTATGCAGCGCAACTGGATCGGCAGGAGCACCGGCTGCGAGATTGACTTTTCCATAGAAGGCAGAAAAGATGCCATCAAGGTTTTTACTACCCGCCAGGATACACTTTTCGGCGCCACTTTCATGTCGCTGGCGCCTGAGCACCCACTGGCCCTGCAGTTGACAACGGCTGAAAATATGATTGTTGTCAATGCCTTTTTGGACAAAGTGAAAAAAACCGACAAGATCAAGCGCACGGCCGAAGACTTCGAAAAAGAAGGTGTCTTTACCGGTTCCTACTGTATCAATCCGGTCACCAATCGGCGCATGCCGATCTACCTGGCAAACTTTGTCCTGACCGATTATGGCACCGGCGCGGTTATGGCTGTGCCGACCCATGATCAGCGCGACTTTGAATTTGCCCGCAAATATGCTATCGCCATGGAAGTGGTGATCCAGCCTGAGGGTGGATCACTTGATGTCGCCACCATGACCGAGGCCTATACCGCCGAAGGGATCATGGTTAATTCGGGCCGCTTCGACGGCCTGAACAGTGCAGTGGCCAAGGAACAGATCGCCGATTTTCTGGAGCAGGAAGGACTGGGTAAAAAGACTGTCAACTTCCGCCTGCGAGATTGGGGCATTTCCAGGCAGCGCTACTGGGGAAACCCGATTCCAGTTATTTACTGCGATGATTGTGGCGCCGTACCTGTGCCCGCAAAGGACTTACCGGTTGTACTTCCCATGGACGCAACGTTCACCGGTGAAGGTGGCAACCCGCTGTCCAAGATCGATTCCTTCATCAAAACCACTTGCCCGCTATGCGGCAAGGATGCGCGTCGCGAGACCGATACCATGGATACCTTTGTGGAATCTTCATGGTATTTCCTCCGCTACTGCTGCCCGGATTTTGCCTGTGGTCCTCTCGACAAGGGAAAGACCGAATACTGGATGTCCGTTGACCAGTATATCGGCGGCATTGAACATGCGGTCATGCATCTGCTCTATGCCCGCTTTTTTACCAAGGTCCTGCGCGACCTGGGATACTGCGACATCAACGAACCTTTCACCAACCTTTTGACCCAGGGCATGGTCATCAAGGATGGTTCGAAGATGAGCAAATCCAAAGGCAATGTTGTCGATCCCAATGCGCTCATAGAAAAATACGGCGCTGATACGGCACGGCTTTTCTCATTATTTGCCGCCCCCCCCGAAAAAGATCTCGACTGGAGCGACCAGGGAGTCGACGGCAGTTATCGGTTCCTGAACCGGGTATGGAAACTTGTCTACGAATGCCTGCCATTGATATCCGCCACAGGTCCTCTCGATGCTGCAGCCCTTACAGATGAGGGTAAAACATTGCGCCGTCTGGTGCATAAGACCATCCGCAAGGTTTCCGATGACATCGAGGACCGATTCCATTTCAACACGGCCATCGCTGCCATAATGGAGATGGTCAACGCCATTCAGGCATTTGAGCCCAAAAACCAGCCCCGCAATGTGCCGGTGCTGAAAGAGGCCGTTGAATCGGTGGTATTGCTATTGGCACCATTTGTACCTCATTTTGCCGAGGAACTGTGGGAGAGTCTCGGCCATGAAGATAATCTCAATGAGGCCGCCTGGCCTGCCTTTGATGCTGCCGCTGCAGTTGATGAAGAGCTGCTGGTGGTGGTTCAGGTCAACGGCAAGCTCCGCGGCAAAGTAACCGTAGCAGCAAGCGCGACCGATGAAGACATAAAAGGAGCTGTCCTTGCCGACGAAAAGATCAGGCAGCTCATTGACGGCATGAACATAAAAAAGATTGTCTACGTTCCCGGCAAGCTGGTTAACATCGTTGTCGGATAA
- the lptE gene encoding LptE family protein, whose product MRKLIFFILLYVTGILSGCGYHHLGGIGSSNDGLDGVHIRIFANKSYRAGLETVATQSIIDEFARHSGGNSVNETTARLVLSGAVLSYAVAPVSYTAADRIAGYRSTVKLAASLVERQTGKIVWRGEVAESQDYPAQVDISLQQNSETAAIAEICIRLAEQLHEKMQEDF is encoded by the coding sequence TTGCGAAAATTAATATTTTTCATTCTGCTGTACGTGACAGGAATTCTTTCCGGATGCGGGTACCACCATCTTGGGGGGATCGGTAGTTCGAATGATGGGCTGGACGGCGTTCATATCAGGATCTTTGCCAACAAGAGTTATCGGGCCGGTCTTGAAACGGTGGCGACCCAGAGTATCATTGACGAGTTTGCCCGGCACAGCGGCGGCAACTCCGTGAATGAAACAACTGCCCGTCTTGTACTGAGCGGTGCCGTGCTTTCCTATGCCGTTGCTCCGGTTTCCTACACGGCAGCCGACCGCATTGCAGGGTATCGATCGACGGTAAAACTTGCTGCGAGCCTTGTCGAGCGACAAACGGGTAAAATCGTCTGGAGAGGTGAGGTTGCCGAAAGTCAGGATTATCCCGCCCAAGTTGACATTTCCTTGCAGCAAAATAGTGAGACTGCCGCCATAGCCGAAATATGCATTCGCCTGGCGGAACAGCTGCATGAAAAGATGCAGGAAGATTTCTAG
- the holA gene encoding DNA polymerase III subunit delta, translating to MKPDEFTRAVDKGSIAPFYYLYGDEPYLIEKGVKRLLDRIVSADFRDFNFNIFYGNECKGEEIFSAAQTLPMFADRRAILVKKSQDLSAAALDVLLTYLQNPSPTTCLIFQGEKIDQRKKFFAEIKKSDCLVEFKRPYENQLGAFIREEIKACGKRIDPAAADLLAYMVGNNLQELASQIEKVVTYCGGRDSILMDDIKAVVSDTKVDTVFELADAVGEKDPTKAMRTLYTILRDGEAPLMLLAMLARHFRQLWRVRELMDRRVSSAEIGKSAGINPYFLKKVMDQARNYRTAELKVIFERLLELDSALKTSGGKPAALLERFTMEVCGK from the coding sequence ATGAAACCTGATGAATTTACCCGGGCGGTGGATAAAGGGAGCATCGCTCCCTTTTACTATCTTTACGGCGACGAGCCCTATCTGATAGAAAAGGGTGTAAAACGGCTGCTTGACAGGATCGTTTCCGCCGATTTCCGCGATTTCAATTTCAATATTTTTTACGGCAACGAGTGCAAGGGGGAAGAGATCTTCAGTGCGGCCCAGACCCTGCCAATGTTTGCCGACCGGCGCGCCATTCTGGTCAAGAAAAGCCAGGATCTTTCAGCCGCCGCCCTTGATGTACTACTGACCTACCTGCAGAATCCTTCCCCTACTACCTGCCTGATTTTTCAGGGAGAAAAAATAGATCAGCGCAAAAAATTTTTTGCGGAAATAAAGAAGTCTGACTGTCTGGTGGAATTCAAGCGCCCCTACGAAAATCAGCTGGGGGCATTCATCCGTGAAGAGATAAAGGCCTGTGGCAAGCGCATCGATCCGGCAGCTGCCGACCTTTTGGCTTATATGGTGGGGAATAACCTCCAGGAACTGGCGTCGCAGATTGAGAAAGTGGTTACCTATTGTGGCGGCAGAGACAGCATTCTTATGGATGACATAAAAGCTGTGGTCTCGGACACCAAGGTGGACACGGTGTTTGAACTGGCAGATGCGGTCGGCGAAAAAGATCCGACCAAAGCCATGCGTACCCTTTACACTATTCTGCGTGATGGGGAGGCACCCTTGATGCTTCTGGCCATGCTGGCACGTCATTTCAGGCAGCTCTGGCGAGTGCGTGAACTGATGGATCGCAGAGTGTCCAGCGCCGAAATCGGCAAGTCTGCCGGCATAAACCCATATTTTCTGAAAAAGGTCATGGATCAGGCGCGAAACTACCGGACCGCTGAACTGAAGGTTATTTTTGAACGTCTGCTTGAACTGGATTCGGCGTTGAAAACAAGTGGCGGGAAACCGGCAGCTTTGCTGGAGCGGTTCACCATGGAGGTGTGCGGAAAGTAA
- the rpsT gene encoding 30S ribosomal protein S20 — MANHKSALKRIKQTEKRTERNRHVRSTLRTFIKRVREAVAAKDANLAKEALAAAIPVIDGAASKGVIHSSNASRSVSRLTKLVNTLS, encoded by the coding sequence TTGGCAAATCACAAGTCAGCCCTTAAGAGAATCAAGCAAACAGAAAAAAGAACAGAAAGAAATCGTCATGTCCGTTCAACCCTGCGGACTTTCATAAAGCGTGTTCGTGAAGCAGTAGCAGCAAAAGACGCCAACCTTGCCAAAGAAGCGCTGGCTGCAGCAATCCCCGTAATCGACGGAGCCGCATCCAAAGGGGTCATACACTCCTCCAATGCCTCACGCAGCGTCTCGCGCCTTACCAAACTGGTTAATACACTGAGCTAA
- a CDS encoding cytochrome c, translating into MKNFFATVLCLLLGVVQVMAADHPGKESIEKNGYKGPETCEECHPGTTKGFLQSVHWKHASKVNNVEGLDPKKEYGMKNRIYTMCNGNDIVNNLKEIPKSPETGKTKFTGCNTCHPGNHLSDVGSTGADAEGAIDCLVCHSTDYDFRQRKPFKNEKGEVVMGQDRSTKAALAIGKPTVKNCMVCHEAAGGGVLVKRGFAFNKETDAHAAKGMVCVDCHKTKNHKIPTGFDPNNWANDGVRVSCADTACHGNSPHKDAALNRHTTRIACQTCHIPRTGGAFAKDFTKWEQGSDKFYEPTTLRKEANETVPVYAWYNKTVKNTPTFIGPKGSRKDKSSKIYPFKIFQGKAFFDKKTGQLLSMDFAPPMATGDTLAGVASAAKTLGIKNYTPVPGWQTIYFGSNHLVTKGKALFCANCHAPNGVLNFKDLGYTDKEILRLTSPEIYLENVLKKQKEDW; encoded by the coding sequence ATGAAGAATTTTTTTGCGACGGTTCTATGCCTGTTGCTCGGTGTGGTTCAAGTCATGGCCGCTGATCATCCAGGCAAGGAAAGCATTGAGAAAAACGGCTATAAGGGTCCTGAAACCTGCGAAGAATGCCATCCCGGTACAACCAAAGGGTTCCTTCAATCGGTACATTGGAAACATGCCTCAAAGGTAAACAATGTTGAAGGGCTTGACCCGAAAAAAGAGTACGGCATGAAAAACCGCATCTACACCATGTGCAACGGCAACGATATCGTCAACAACCTCAAGGAGATTCCCAAAAGTCCTGAAACGGGAAAAACAAAATTCACCGGCTGTAATACCTGCCATCCGGGCAATCATTTGAGTGACGTGGGAAGCACCGGCGCAGATGCTGAAGGCGCCATAGACTGCTTGGTATGCCATTCGACCGACTACGATTTCCGCCAGAGAAAGCCCTTCAAGAATGAAAAAGGCGAAGTCGTCATGGGGCAGGACAGGAGCACTAAGGCAGCCCTCGCCATCGGCAAGCCGACGGTGAAGAACTGTATGGTCTGTCATGAAGCTGCAGGCGGTGGAGTCCTGGTAAAAAGAGGATTTGCATTTAACAAGGAAACAGATGCCCATGCGGCAAAGGGAATGGTCTGCGTCGACTGCCATAAAACAAAAAACCACAAAATTCCAACGGGCTTCGACCCCAACAACTGGGCCAATGACGGCGTGCGCGTATCCTGCGCGGACACTGCCTGCCATGGTAACAGCCCACACAAGGATGCAGCTCTGAATAGACACACGACCCGCATCGCCTGCCAGACCTGCCATATTCCCAGAACCGGGGGTGCTTTCGCCAAGGATTTCACCAAGTGGGAACAGGGATCGGACAAATTTTACGAGCCGACTACCCTGAGGAAAGAAGCCAATGAGACGGTACCGGTTTATGCCTGGTACAACAAAACCGTGAAGAACACCCCAACCTTTATCGGGCCGAAGGGCAGCCGAAAAGACAAGAGCAGCAAGATTTATCCGTTCAAAATATTTCAGGGCAAGGCTTTCTTCGATAAGAAGACAGGGCAGCTGCTTTCCATGGATTTCGCCCCCCCGATGGCAACCGGTGATACTCTGGCAGGAGTAGCCTCGGCAGCAAAGACTCTCGGCATCAAGAACTACACTCCAGTTCCTGGCTGGCAGACCATTTACTTCGGCAGCAATCATCTGGTGACAAAAGGCAAGGCCCTTTTCTGTGCCAACTGCCACGCGCCCAATGGAGTCCTGAATTTCAAGGACCTGGGCTACACGGACAAGGAAATTTTAAGACTGACCAGTCCTGAAATTTACCTGGAAAACGTACTGAAAAAGCAGAAGGAAGACTGGTAG
- a CDS encoding DUF3373 domain-containing protein, translating into MKPILKKTLLSSLLFAFTLPMPAMGADQDLQQKLDALSKEVEALKQQTKKTDEKSIGRWLTIGGDYRFRVDSLRGKVPSYYQFMGPTAMPVLMPESKPKNDALMTNRFGLNLKAKATKDVTVTTRLLMYKTSGNGTADATNAGFFADRSQILDGTIGHVPSDNTLRVDQVFATWSNIADQPIWFSVGRRPSTAGSPTHVRQNSERPGNGGVPGLLVDYAFDGLTLGYAPDIEALPGAYTKLCYGRGFEAGYSSQNNLRDTDMMGIQIVPIDTDPLRLDFQWNRGFNIFDNPNNVGNQLGDIDWYGLGALSTLKNVGPGNLNLFASTGMSITHPNGNHALLAGAGSPDSGAGLLMNGTDVKDNTGYSAYVGLRYDLPTGTKLGAEYNYGSKYWMPFDPAADDMWTSKLGTRGNVYEAYIIQELKLQPISSYLSKVFFRLGYQYYDFEYTGSNNWVGAPVKIADLTASPMNAQMFAPLKSAQNIYATFEVKF; encoded by the coding sequence ATGAAACCCATTTTGAAGAAAACCTTGCTAAGCTCGTTGCTGTTCGCATTTACCCTGCCGATGCCTGCAATGGGGGCAGACCAGGACCTGCAGCAGAAGTTGGACGCCCTGTCCAAGGAAGTCGAAGCACTGAAGCAGCAGACGAAGAAAACAGATGAGAAATCCATCGGCCGCTGGCTCACCATCGGCGGCGACTACCGTTTCCGGGTCGATTCCCTGCGCGGCAAAGTGCCCAGCTACTATCAATTCATGGGTCCAACTGCCATGCCGGTGCTGATGCCGGAGTCCAAGCCGAAGAACGATGCGCTTATGACCAACCGTTTCGGCCTTAACCTGAAAGCGAAGGCCACCAAGGACGTAACCGTTACAACCAGGCTGCTCATGTACAAAACCTCCGGCAACGGCACAGCCGATGCCACCAATGCCGGCTTTTTTGCCGACCGCAGCCAGATCCTCGACGGCACCATCGGCCACGTTCCCAGCGACAACACCCTGCGCGTCGACCAGGTTTTCGCAACCTGGAGCAACATCGCCGATCAGCCGATCTGGTTCTCCGTCGGCCGCCGCCCCTCAACCGCCGGTTCTCCTACCCATGTCAGGCAAAACAGTGAAAGGCCGGGTAATGGTGGCGTTCCGGGCCTTCTGGTGGACTATGCCTTCGATGGTCTGACCCTGGGTTACGCTCCTGACATTGAGGCGCTTCCCGGTGCCTACACAAAGTTGTGCTACGGCCGCGGCTTCGAAGCCGGCTACAGCAGCCAGAACAATCTGCGGGATACGGACATGATGGGCATTCAGATCGTGCCGATTGACACCGACCCCCTTCGGCTTGATTTCCAGTGGAACCGCGGTTTCAACATCTTCGACAACCCCAACAATGTGGGCAACCAGCTGGGCGACATCGACTGGTATGGTCTCGGCGCCCTCAGCACCCTTAAGAATGTCGGCCCCGGCAACTTGAACCTCTTTGCCAGCACCGGCATGAGCATCACCCATCCCAACGGCAATCATGCATTGCTTGCAGGTGCAGGCTCACCCGATTCCGGCGCAGGACTGCTTATGAACGGCACCGATGTGAAGGATAACACCGGCTACTCCGCCTATGTCGGTCTCCGCTATGATCTGCCTACCGGCACCAAGCTCGGCGCTGAATACAACTATGGTTCCAAATACTGGATGCCTTTCGATCCGGCAGCTGATGATATGTGGACCAGCAAGCTGGGTACTCGCGGCAATGTCTATGAAGCTTATATAATTCAGGAACTGAAGCTGCAGCCCATTTCCTCATACCTGAGCAAGGTCTTCTTCCGGCTCGGCTATCAGTACTACGACTTCGAATACACCGGCAGCAACAACTGGGTGGGTGCTCCGGTTAAAATTGCAGATCTGACCGCCAGCCCCATGAATGCGCAAATGTTTGCACCTCTGAAGTCTGCTCAGAATATCTATGCCACCTTTGAGGTCAAATTTTAA
- the miaB gene encoding tRNA (N6-isopentenyl adenosine(37)-C2)-methylthiotransferase MiaB, with protein MIKEKLLYLQTFGCQMNVSDSEKIAGLLKNIGYRPTNDSSLADLIILNTCSVRARAEEKVYNHLVQYKGLKRKRPKILIGVGGCVAQQEGERLLLNIPHLDFVFGTHNLHLLPELVLSAEKGERQAETDFIDNDSRLDLFPVDNSTNGVSRFVTVMQGCDNFCSYCIVPYVRGREISRRSADILEEISQLAAKGVKEVTLLGQNVNSYGLKSDGELDFVTLLRQVSEIPGIERLRFTTSHPKDFSRQLIDCFAEMPKLCKHVHLPAQAGSNAVLSAMNRGYSREEYLSLIGQLKTVSPGIQITGDIIVGFPGETETDFQETLSLLEEVRYTDVFSFIYSKRPETKAAGYTDHISQKEKQMRLDRLLAMQRKITLENNRSFEGSVQEVLVEGESRRGGQIYGRISGNRIVNITADPALVGQMVRVTITRGEQNSLQGELCN; from the coding sequence GTGATTAAAGAAAAACTGCTTTACCTGCAAACATTCGGCTGCCAGATGAATGTCAGTGATTCGGAAAAAATTGCAGGCTTGCTGAAAAATATAGGTTATCGCCCCACCAATGATTCTTCCCTGGCTGATCTTATTATCCTCAATACCTGCAGTGTAAGGGCACGGGCGGAAGAGAAGGTTTATAACCACCTTGTCCAGTACAAGGGGCTGAAGCGCAAGAGGCCAAAAATACTGATTGGTGTTGGCGGTTGTGTCGCCCAGCAGGAAGGGGAACGGCTGCTGTTGAATATTCCTCATCTGGATTTTGTCTTCGGCACCCATAATCTGCATCTGCTGCCAGAGCTGGTTCTTTCTGCCGAAAAGGGGGAGCGTCAGGCAGAGACGGATTTCATCGACAATGACTCACGCCTTGATCTCTTTCCTGTAGACAACAGCACCAATGGCGTTTCACGTTTTGTCACCGTGATGCAAGGATGTGACAATTTTTGTTCCTACTGCATCGTCCCCTATGTGCGAGGCAGGGAAATAAGCCGCCGATCAGCCGATATTCTCGAAGAGATCTCCCAGTTGGCAGCTAAAGGGGTCAAGGAAGTAACCCTTCTGGGTCAGAACGTCAATTCCTATGGTCTGAAAAGCGATGGGGAGCTGGATTTCGTCACCCTGCTGCGTCAAGTCTCCGAAATTCCCGGCATTGAACGGCTACGCTTTACCACATCACATCCCAAGGATTTCTCACGGCAGCTCATTGACTGCTTTGCCGAAATGCCCAAATTATGTAAACACGTTCATCTCCCTGCCCAGGCAGGCAGTAATGCCGTCCTTTCGGCTATGAACAGGGGCTATAGCCGCGAAGAATATCTGTCGCTGATCGGACAGCTCAAAACCGTATCTCCGGGCATCCAGATTACCGGCGACATTATCGTCGGATTCCCCGGTGAAACAGAGACCGACTTCCAGGAAACCCTGTCTCTTTTGGAGGAGGTTCGCTATACCGATGTTTTTTCCTTTATCTATTCGAAAAGACCGGAAACCAAGGCGGCAGGCTATACCGACCATATCAGCCAGAAGGAAAAACAGATGCGGCTCGACCGGCTGCTGGCAATGCAGCGAAAGATTACCCTGGAAAACAACAGAAGTTTTGAGGGAAGTGTGCAGGAGGTGCTCGTGGAAGGAGAAAGCCGGCGGGGAGGGCAAATCTACGGGCGGATCTCGGGCAACCGGATCGTCAATATTACGGCAGATCCAGCTCTGGTAGGACAAATGGTAAGGGTGACGATTACCAGGGGAGAGCAGAACTCGCTGCAGGGTGAATTGTGCAACTGA